A stretch of DNA from Bactrocera neohumeralis isolate Rockhampton chromosome 6, APGP_CSIRO_Bneo_wtdbg2-racon-allhic-juicebox.fasta_v2, whole genome shotgun sequence:
TTATGGTAAATAGAAGTCACATGACTTACATGCATGCGTTCCATTCCATTCACTCAATTGAAATCCGCTAACAATATTGTACCCCAGAAAGTTGGCGCATTCGGCTGAAATATGCGGCTTCATGCACTCGTGTTTACAATCAGCCGCCACATACGTAGTTCGTGTGTGTATGCATCGGTACATGTAGCTACATCGGCCACACGAGATGCGTTTCGATGATGAACTTCATAGCTATGCAGCAGTCAATATTTGATTTGAGGCATCTTTCGCCTGACATGCCTTGATCGGTCGTGTCGTGCGCTCTAAAGCAGGCGGTTGCAAGTTCGCATCTAGCGAAATAGTCCAAACAATCTTACAAAGTCTTCCACATGTAATTATAagacacttatgtatatgccaAGTGTTGGCTTAAGTCCTTACTGTCAGAGGCACATAATGCTAAGACGAACTTATGAACTTTTTTCTGTTGTTTTCTTGCAGTCCACCGGGAATGAGGATCCAAACGAGGTTTACTTGGATTCGGAAATGGAAAAAGTTTTCGCCGGTCCAAGTGCCCATAAGGAAAAGTTCGATGTAACGACATTTCAGGACGCAAATCAGCCGATCGGATCGTATAAGCAGAGCAACGGTAAGTCGAAATTTCGCCGATTTTTTGATAtcgaaagcaaaataaaaacaagcttATGAAATTTAAACTGTCAACAACAAACAGTTTATCGTCAAACCAAAAATgaggaaaaatatgaaaaataaaatatttgaaaatttatttaaaagaaagttAAGGCAAAAGTTAAGCATAAAAgtgttacaaataaataaataaaataaaaattattgcaaaattatttcaaattatgaGTACAAGTGTTGGAGACATCGAAATTGATCAGGATACGCCCATTATAATTACAGTGCATCGTAAAAGTGAGCTGAACATTGAAGAAGACTCTGAATATGAGAGTACAACAGATCCCGTTAATACACAAAACTATGATGACCTACCCGAGGACTACCCACTAGTATCAGAACGCGCTGGACACGGTGACCACTCGGTAAGTTTAACGATGAAACAATGAATCGtgtacaataaaaacaaagcttGAGATTCCCTTAACAATATTCGTCAGAATGTAACCTTAACtgcatttttgtatttatgtcaACAGGATAACTCTGCCGAGGAGAAGCAGGTGCACTTCGGAAAGAAAAAGGCTGTCGTAACACCGCCCACTTTAGTATACGATGAACAACCCGCTGACAATATACACGAACGCAAACGACGAAGAAGGTACATGGcactcacacaaacacagcTCACTTTCCgtgaattatttttacaattaacGGTCACGTTTTCCACAATtacttttcattaaataattggTGATGAATAACTGTTATTTACGATTTATACTTTACCCCACAGCCGCCATCAGTATTATAGACAACGTAAATTTTCCCATCAAGACAGCGTGGAAACCAAAAAGGTGGTCGAGGAGAATGGCGAGGCCGGTGTCCGCAAGGTATCCGTGCAACCGGAGGATACCACATTAGAGGTAACCAAACGCGTTCAATTCGTCCTTAAAGTATTGTTAGAGTTTTATGTGGCAATAGTTTAGCTACCGACcatattcataaaaacaaaatgattCACCAAATTTGCTACTTTTATTTGGTAAAATGACATCAAGGCTACGTCCAGCgcatttatttaagtaaaatgatcctaaaaatttaaaaaattttttatgaatgtgCTCGGAAGCGATTTCTTTTTTAGTAATACGTATAGACAATAGAAATCTCTAGCAAACACTTAACCCAGTATCTTTATAAGACGTAATCATTCATCACTTGCTTTGTTTTGTGCTTTTCTCTCACCTTTTTTgtgcataaaatttataaaattaaacacaaattcACGAATCGAAAATGACCAATTGAAACAATCAATGCCAACTGCAAATATGCAAACTGCAAATTTTGACACCACAGCCAGCTGCGCAGGTTGTTATTCACTGCAAAGGCTTAAGCATATCCTTTCACTGCAACTATTTTTCTTAATAGCTTACTCAAATGTATTTTCTCAACTTAATAGGAGGCCGATCTCAATGAGTTGAGGTCCCATCGTTCCGATGATCCGCGTGCGCTTAGACGTCACAAAATCCATCATTCATCAATCAAGTTGCGCGAGTTGCCGCAAATCAGTGTGGCGGGCTTGCAGCTGAAGAAAGTCTACGACCATAGTCCGCACGAGGTAATACGACAATAAACAACCATTCGTGTGACTtagtttatgaaaaatatatacacattttcacTCACCAACCTTTAACTCTTTGACAGATATTTGTGCAACTCGATGAACTTACTGGCTTAGGCGAGGAACGCGAATGGAAGGAAACAGCGCGTTGGATCAAGTACGAGGAAGATGTTGAGGAGGGCTCCGATCGCTGGGGCAAACCGCACGTTGCTTCACTCTCTTTCCACTCGCTGCTCAATTTACGTCGCTGCCTCGAAACGGGTGTCGTGCTACTGGATTTGAATGAGAAGGACCTGCCGGCTGTGGCATACCGCGTTGTGGAGCAGGTATGTGGCACCAGGCCGCTAAAACATTATTGTCtgccatttttttataaaatacaagaATATGCCAAACTTCTTCGATGTCTTTTATTTTCATCGTTCATTTTTTTACACTCCCGCAGATGGTCGTTGAAGATCTAATCAATGCCGAAGACAAACCGGCGCTTATGCGCTCATTGCTGCTGCGTCACCGACACGTGAACGAGCACCAGAGCGGCTTTCCGTTTACGAAGCGGAAATATAGCAGCTACACGAGTCTACAGGTAAGCGGAGCTTAGCTTTAGACTGCTTATCTAATATTATGTCATCTTTACTTGTATCGTGATTATTCAAATGTTAGTGTCAGTGCGTATTTATCAGTAATTGCTTTGCTCTCCGTCAAAAACTAACAAATCCACGTCGCACAGACCCCGTCTGTGTTATGTTCGGCGCTAGCGGGCTCGTGCTTCTGTATTTAATGATCATGCTTAACTACTAACCGATATTGTATAAGCCAAGTCACTCATACGTTTTATGattttgcgccaaatttcagTTAAATTCGCATCAAAGTCTGTACATACACATTCGTATTTATTGAACTACTAAACGTCCATGTCACTTTGAGTTTTATTGATTCActcttcattatattttttggtttttggaagaattgggtaataatattttgtactttGTATGTAATTCAGTATTAATGTACATTTGTCAGTGTAAGTAAAGCTTAATGGTCGTACTGATGACAACTGAAAGTTTGGAGAAATTTATTCTAGATCTGtttttaagattattttatTGCTTGCCAAGAGCTATGAAGAGACCGCGCTTCGAGTAGTAGTCAGAATCGGACAATGCTCTCACCAATGCTACCAACAGTCATGCTTCACGCTAAGCTCTCTCTACATTATTTAGCGGACTAGTCAATAAATTCTATCCACAATAAATCAACCTCCCTTGTTGACCACCTAACTCAACTatcctatgtacatatatacatgcgaAAAATAGTTATTGATTCAGCTATTGGATGTTTAtcgtataaaattgtatttacgtAATCAAATTAAACATCGCTATTATTAattactcatatacatatttatgccgttggtatattcatttatattgtATGTCTCTGTCTTTCTCTTTCTGTTTCCactttattatacttttttcttcACACAAAAATCGTCAAATCGTCAAATCGGCAATGCTATACCATACCATCGAAAACGTTGgataatcataaatttttattacccTGTTTTTGTTCCAAATATCGGCATGAAAATGTCTTCACCCGCGCCTGTGCctacccatacatatgtacttacatgaCATTTCAATTGCTCATCTCAACAATCCCGCCACATTGTGCACCATCTTCGTCTCACTGTAACTCTGTATGTGCCCAAACAGAAATCACCGCAAAAGAATGGCAGCAAAGTAACCACTGCGATTGCCAAAACTGTAATCTCATTAAGTTTTCTTGCAATACATATGCTATAACTACATATAATTATAGTATTTACTAAACTTCTACAGTAGCCGTCCAATTATGTCATCCAATTCAGAGCAAAATAGCCTCCAATGctattgtgggcaaaaaatagcaagactttttaatttaaatttcgcgcgaaaaacCATTCGTCGAAAGTTTTTTTAGGTTAGTAGCATCTGTGTcaaatatcacatcaaaataattctTCGTGTTTGGTATATGTACGCTTGACTTTCTGACGTACATAAAGTGTATTCGACGATTTTTGCGATGAGTAAAATTAGAAAGGGGTTCCTTTCATTGCCGAAATCGTCAAAATgttggtgataattgtttgtcgcgagcaagtgtttcgGATTGGTACAATTTATTCAAAGAGAGTCGAGAAAGGATGACGACAAACCACGTCCTGGACGGCAATCAACATCATCTGATAATCAGCATgtcattaaaataaagaaattggtgcctGAAAACTAGCAGCCAGAGATCTTACTgccatcgttggaatatcgaaagaatcactgaaaatcattttgaggGATGATTAAGGTctaagaaaaagaaaagcacCATTGgatccaaaatcactcaattttttcgataaaaaacaTCGCATTAAGGTCTGTGAAACCAAGCTCTCCGAATACCAGAATGTGTGAGCCTTGTTTATGTTTACGAACTGGTAATAGATGATCCATCGACCGAATatcttaagaaaagtgaaagaacaattgattccaaaatcaataaactttttcgaaaaacattgTCCCCttaacgtctatgaaacaatgctttccaacCACCAGGATATCATGAATCGTATTATTACTCACGATGAGTCTTGGAAACCAGGAAACATAGGaacaatcggccgaatatcgtgacaaaggtgagccgaagccgaagaAAAAACACATCAGAGCAGATCAAAAATGAAGGTtatgtttcagtttttttcgaatgccgaggtgtggtgcactctgaaTTCCTTCTGACCGGCCaaattgtcaacaaggaatactatttgagtgtttacGTCATACGTATTTATAAAaggaggccggaattatgggccgacaattcttggtttttgcaccatcATAATGCACCGTCGCTTACTGCATTGATTGTTCGTGGGCTTTTCGCCAAATTTACAACCAATATCGTGTCGTAACCACCGTATTCCCCTGATCAGGATTCGTGGgatttctggctattcagcaaacttaaacgacctctccgaggaaaccgttttgagtcaattgaactCATTAAGCGtgacgcgcattgaaggctattcctgTCTTTAACAACTATTTCGAGAGCTAGAAAAGGCATTGGCACCAGTGTAGGGGGATTACTTTTAGAGCGACgacaaagattttgaagaacaaattaagaattttaaaattatgaataaagtcttactattttttgctcacagtaatATATGCGCTTATACTCATATataatgcaaattatttgtaaagTCATTATACTATTTCGTACACTCGCTCAGCTTAGTTACCCCAATTAAACTTGCTGGCAATGGAATgttcagaaaatgaaaaaaaaaatttcgtttaataACAAAATCATGTCTTCAGCGATGCAGGTTATCATATCACGCGCTCTCATTTCCACAGCTCCTAAGGGCGCATGTTCACATAATCGAACGGCTACTGTAGTTGATGGCAAAAGCGTCGTAACTCATAACGAAACTACGCCAGAAAGTAGTGCTCAAGTGATTGCTTTCGCTTTTTTACGTTACTTTTCGATATATCATTAGCTAGTTAAGAATTTGCCTTGACCTTTGGAGCACACAAAGCAATTCAAAGTTGTTGAGTTACGTCCCTCTTGCAGAAGGCAGCCGCTTTGTCTAGGAATATAGTCACAAAGCAAACTTCAAATGTTATTCGTGCTTAATGTTCCGGAAAATGTCGTTGTTGATTCAATAAAAgtacagaaatttaaaaaacacaaacaaaaatttaatatggaagCCTCGAGCTGATATTAAACTTTTTGGCGTCAAGCTTTCGTTGATTCTTTGTGCTATGCTTCTGACAACTTTGCTAAGTTTCAAATGCGTTTGACAAACGCATAAAGTGCTCCagcacgtatgtatataaatacttatgaaaataaaattatttttctctctcttttgcTTGTTTTAAACGCGCTCATCTTctcgtcttttttttttttttgaacccgCGAAATCCAAAATTAtgcgaaattaaattgaaaattggctaaaataaaaaaaaatgtaaattttattgaacttCTATTGAAAATAATcgcttgcaaatatatttgaccGACACACACCTGTACACCATTTATCAAAAATCCTAAATCCCGCACCCGCCAAATACCAACAACACACATTTGGGTTGTAGTTGCTTTGGATGGGCGGCGAAATTCAGCAGCACCttcatcagcaacaacaattggcATTACAACAACATCTTAGCAACGTTGAGAATGCCAAAAAGCGACGGTCCGTATGCGAGACCCTCAGTGCACCGCCCACATCCATTTCACCTTACAGCGAACCGAGCAACGGTACCAACAGACGGCACTCCACCATGTCTTACTTGGGagtaattacaaataaattaaagtttaattaattaatctccatattgaaatatataaaacgtTTTTCGTTTGGTTTGTCAGATTTCTTTTCCAGTTTTGTTCCTTCTAACTCCTCTAGTTGTCTAAGTTTTGTTCATAAGTGAATGCAAtggaaattattttgttaaagcATGTGCAATTCTTTTTCTTTCCGGCTTTTGCGTTTAGTAGTTGTCTGTTGTTAAACAATCTCGCCTTAAAAATGGTTTAGGAAAGTAATTCTAGAATACGAAGAGAGGTGGATGTCTTTGCTGCAAGTTGACATGATTCGGAGGGCTGTGGATCGTCAGCGGTGATCCAGCAATAcgacgaaaaacttttttagtcaCTTTGGGACGATTTAGAGCAATCAATTTACAGAcgcagaatatttttttatgtttttgtccaaaaaaatttaatgaattttgtaGGATCAATACAATAGTTAACTTTTATGGAAACATTGATGTTTTTTCATGCCCTCAAAGCGACGTAAATCTGTCTTCAGAAAATACAGTGTTTAACAAATTCTTGTAAATCAAACCCAAAGGAGTACGTTGGATCATACTTAACCCAGCCTAGGATTGTCTTCCTTACCTTTCCTATGAATATACCCCGGCTTTTCTTGGATAAACCAAACACTGCGACCCCCGGAAACTTAAGATATATACCATAGCGACGACTAAGAATTATAAAATGCTTTCTTTTTTGGTTACTTGTGTTACTTAAATTAATTGTAGTAATTGCCTGAGActaccatatactatatatccgTATTTATCCGTATTTATCCGCATTAGCTCTTCTTAGCATTCAACTATTTTAAGAACTCGTTCCtctttgtaaatacatatatactattatattatTCTCATATATCTATTTTGGTATGCATGAGTTTTATACTTTCgtacgatttttgtttttctttcaaaaattaaacgcATGCTTTAGTAGGCCTACTAATCCAAAACACCCACTAAatgataattaataaaatttcatgcCTCCCGAAGTTCTTCAAAATTCTGCATAGTTCTTGTATATTAGGAACTTCCGTATAAAGTTTTTGACGAACCTTTGTATAATCCTTGCTTTAGAACCTCTCTGGGGAAGACAAGCGGCCCAGAATAATGCCGGCAACTGAAATTGGTGGCAGCAAACGCAGCAATGAGTTGAAGATTGACATGAGAGACGACTTGTATTCTTCGTCGCAGGAGAATCTGCAGAAGCTGCAAAACGACAGCATTCTTAAGCGCATACCTGTGGGTGCTGAAGCAACAACGGTGTTGGTAAGCACCattataactaaaatttaaacACTTGGCTTTGCTAAACTCAACTTCTTGCTGTGCAGGTGGGTGCAGTGGACTTTCTGCAACAACCAACCATCGCATTTGTGCGTCTAGCAGAGGGTGTGCTTATGCCTACCTTAACAGAGGTAGCCGTGCCGGTACGTTTTATGTTCATACTCATGGGCCCGCCGACCCTCGACTTGGACTATCATGAAGTGGGTCGATCCATTGCTACGCTAATGGCGAACGAACCATTCCATGCTATAGCATACAAGGCAGATGATCGTAAGGATCTGCTTTCGGCTATCAATGAGTTCTTGGATGATTCCATTGTGCTGCCTCCGGGTAATTGGGAGCGTCAAGATCTCTTGCCATTTGAGGAATTGAAAGCGAAGAAGGACTGGATTCGCTCGCGCAAGCGAAAGGCGCTCGAGGTAAGCTATGGGCTTAGAGTATTCTAACGTCTACagattttaacaaatataatatttaggtTAAGAATGAAATGAAGGAGAAGATAAAAGAAGAAGCTAAAGTAATTGTTGAGAAGAAACCGGAATTGGAAAGTGGTGAtggaaagaagaaaattaatcCGTTAGAAAAAACGCACAAATGGTGGGGTGGTCTGCGCAATGACCTTAAGCGCCGTCTGCCCATGTACAAGAGCGACATCACCGATGGTCTGAACTCGCAAACACTGGCCGCCACGATCTTCATGTACTTTGCTTGCCTCTCGACCGCAATCACCTTCGGTGGTTTGGCCTCCGAAAAGACTGGCAATCTGATTGGCATTTCAGAGACCTTGTTGAGCACAGCACTCTGTGGCATAATTTTCCACACGATTTCTGGACAACCGCTTGGTATTATCGGTACTACTGGCCCTTTGCTGCTCTTTGACGAAGCGTTGATAAACTTTTGTCGCGAGAACAATTTGCCCTTCCTCACCATACGCGCCTACATCGGTGTTTGGTTGGCCGTCATCGCTACCACGCTGTCTGCGTTCGAGTGCAGCGTTTATGTGCGACTGTTTACCCGTTTCACACAGGAAATTTTCTCCGCATTGATCACATTGATCTACATCTATGAGACATTGATGAAATTAGTTTCGGTGTATAAGAAGAACCCGCTGTTGGCCGACTATAATTTTCCACCAGCAACACTAGCACCGCAACTACAGAGTTTTGATAATACAACGATGGATAGTTTGGGTAATGTAACGGCCGATGTTTCGGTCTCGAACACTACATCCAGCATTGGTTTAGTGTCGAACATCGTATCCCATACGAATATGCCAAACACAGCGCTTTTCTGCACGATACTCACCTTGGGCACCTTCACGATCGCCTACTATCTGAAACTCTTCCGTAATTCCCATTTCCTGGGACGAAATGCTCGCCGTGCGCTGGGTGACTTTGGTGTGCCGATCGCCATAGCGATTTTCGTATTGATTGACTATCTCATACCACAAGTGTACACAGACAAGCTTAGCGTGCCAGAGGGTATTTCACCCAGTGATCCGGAAGTGCGCGGTTGGTTGGTGCCCCTGGGAGGTATGCCCGTTTGGGCACCCTTTGCCTGTGGCATACCCGCCATTTTGGTATACATTCTCATCTTCATGGAGTCGCATATTTCGGAATTGATTGTCGATAAGCCGGAGCGTGGTCTGAAGAAGGGCTCCGGACTGCATTTGGATATTGTGATATTAGGTTTTTTGAATACATGTTGCGGCCTCTTCGGCACGCCATGGCATTGTGCAGCTACCGTGCGTTCAGTAACACACGTCTCTGCTCTAACGGTGATGTCAAGGTGCGTATTTGGTTaccatttattatatatacatatatatttcattgtatGTATAACGTTTTATATATTGTAGAACGCACGCGCCTGGTGAGACGCCACGCATCATCGATGTGAAAGAGCAACGTGTCTCTGGCTTCTTCGTGGCGCTCTTAATCGGCCTATCCGTGACAATGGCACCCTTGCTGCGTTTGGTACCCATGGCGGTGCTATTCGGTGTTTTCCTATACATGGGTATCGCTTCAATGAGTGGCGTACAATTCTTCGACAGGTAAGCTCTCTCTATCCGACAAATTTCGACTTGGTCGCTTATACTATATACCGCTGTTTTAATGCTTTCAGAATGGGCTTATACTTTATGCCTGTAAAGCACTACCCGCCCACACCGTTTGTGAAGCGCGTGCCCACTTGGAAAATGCACATGTTCACCACAATACAATTGCTCTGTCTTACTTTACTCTGGGCTGTGAAATCGTCCAAAATATCATTGGCTTTCCCcttctttttgattttgatgGTGCCCATAAGGCAGCGACTTGCCATGCTCTACACGCCAGAACAACTGCAAGCGGTAAGTGAACgcaattttatttagttttatcatTGGTTGGTTGTAATGGAACTTGTCATATAATTGCTGTCCCTTACTTAACGCAGCTCGACGGCAGCGAAGCCAAGGATGAGGACGAACCCGATTTCTACGAAGAAGCAACCATTCCGGCATAAGGAAGCACGTGTACATATGAGGAGCTGTATtagaagcaaaaattaaatagatttgaaaagatttataaatagaaaaattttaggataatgtgtttttataaaccctttcaaatttatttagtttcttGTGAAGAGCCGCCCTAACTTAGAAACCTGCATAACTGTAATTGAAGGAATTGCCTGTACTTAAGCATAAACTTATACACTTAAgtgctttataaaatattttattgttcataaagtcatttaatttttacacattCTATTTTACGAATCTTTTGCTAGTTGAAttcgttttcatttttgaaGCTAGAATTGAAGCGTTGCATTGATGAATGTTAAAGGAACCACAACTAAGAAAGAAACAAAGTATTTTTCTACCCTAACGCTgtataaatgaaacaaaaacaaaaacgtactTACTTTATTTGTATAAAGAGCAATTTGTatgctatatgtgtatgtatatgttaaaactaaaaaaaaaagctaaacGATTGATGAAAAATGGCGTGGCGCGTCCACGATTAAAGTATTATCTTGCAAAATCAAAATTACTGAtaactgtatatgtacatatatatggtaatTAGTTGAAGGTATTGCAATTTTATTAGATATTAGTCTagaaacattaaataaattattgtcgcAAATCGCCAGCCAAGTTGTGTATAAGAAGTGGTCCAAACAAATTTGAATTACCAATTTTAATGATGTATTACTAATTGTTATCGAAATGCACTCTTAGCGAAACCAAAATAGTTCATACTTAATGGAACCACTGAATGTCTCCTACTTAATGactacttaattaatttttattgaacttaATTAATTAGGAAAACATAGCTGTGTGTGCATTATCTATAATTAGTGATTTACAGAttacacagaaaaaataaataaaaataaaaaataaaaaaagaatacaaaaacaagaaagaataCAAGAAccgaaaacaaatacaaatcaTTTCGTGGCGAAATGCGTGAACTTAGTGCTTTGTAAGCCAGCGAGTCTATCGCTGTTAATGTCATTGTGATGTACTGTACTTATCAGCTTGGAACAATAATTGAAACAAAGAAATCGAACATGGAACACCGTTTATTAGAGATGCTAAATATTTTCAGACGCAAATATGCATACTTAACAATCAAAGATATgaaatgttattatatttagagaagtataaaagacaaattttgaaaatcaactAAATAATAATCCTATTGTTATGACTAAAATCCCCTTAGACTTAGTGAATAAAATATTGAGTGATttaaattaacacaaaatttgCGTTTAAATGCATATGAAAAACTTAAAGGACGACGTAGTACAACTAtgagtaaaaaatagtaagactttgttcataattttaaaatttttagtttattcctcaaagtactatatatgtatgtcatccGCCTCAAAGCTATTCTCTTTGGCACCAATACACTTGCGCTAACTTTTttctaatcctcgaaacagttgttaaagtcaatttccggaatagccttcaatgcgttaaacgtttaatatcttcaattctttcaaaacgatttcctcggaacggtcgtttgagtttgccgAAAAGTTGCGACACGATAATGGTtgaaattttggcaaaaactcAGGAACAATCAATGCAGTACGCGACGaagcattatcgtggtgcaaaaaccaagtgTTGTCGATCAATAATTTCGACCTCTTTTTTCGAACAGTTTCCACAAATGACGCTTAACACTCAATAATAtaccttgttgacagtttgactggtcggaaggaattcggaatgCACCAAAGcgcgataatcaaagaaaactttttacataaccttgatttttgagctgttttgacgtggttttttcggcttcggctcttCTTTGCTTTGATATTCGGCCGACTAATTATATGTTTCtcggtcgtaagcatagatccaagactcatcgccagtaatactacgtttcatgacatcttggTAGTCGAAAGCAGTGTTTTACAGACTTTAACGCGACGAtgtttttcagaaaataaatgaatgattttggaaccaattgtgctctcacttttcttaggcccaaatgatctttcaaaatggttttcactgatccttccgatattccaacgatgccaattaagatctctgactgttaatcatcgATTCTCAGGCACCTATTCCTTTATTTATCGACGTGTTAATGAAGTTGATGTTGCTGGCCGTTCTGGACGCGGTTTGTCGTCAtccgttctcgaccctctttgactAATTTGTGCTAATCAAacacacttgctcgcgacaaataaTTATCATCGAAAGGCTTTTCCagcattctgaacgtttcggcaacagaaatttgattccgcacaaaatttaatggaactctTTGTGGAAAAGTtttactcatcgtaaaaatcacgAATGCAATATGTGAtgatgtgtgtgtttttttccgaaaatcagtttttaaataaaaaaaaagttggaagaACTCAGTGGCAACgctgaaaattattgaaatatttccaaattttaaaattcgaatGTTATTTTCCCGACAGCAATCAACCCAActattttgtaatgtttactctttatttacaatttcatgcattgattttgaaaatgttttgaaaatccaaattttattgttaaaaattaaaaaaatatataaaaaaaccaaaaatgagtGATTGTGCGATGCGTATGAGTGAGGCTAAATTAAACAACTTCATGGAACTATCCGAATCGATTGAGGAATCACTGGAACTAGCCAAAAGAGGAACCGAACAAATACGAAACGAAATTGAATTGCTGAAACAGATTCAAATGTTTCATGAGGAATACGACTTTCTAACGACTGCGTTAAATGACAAAGCGAGATCAAAATCTGAAATTACCACACTTAAAAGGGAACTCTTCACTTTAGTACGAAAACGCATAGAATTGCTTCGTAATTTC
This window harbors:
- the LOC126763366 gene encoding band 3 anion transport protein isoform X3, whose translation is MSFSGPSGPRDNVRKLSFLGFNTKKSTGNEDPNEVYLDSEMEKVFAGPSAHKEKFDVTTFQDANQPIGSYKQSNVHRKSELNIEEDSEYESTTDPVNTQNYDDLPEDYPLVSERAGHGDHSDNSAEEKQVHFGKKKAVVTPPTLVYDEQPADNIHERKRRRSRHQYYRQRKFSHQDSVETKKVVEENGEAGVRKVSVQPEDTTLEEADLNELRSHRSDDPRALRRHKIHHSSIKLRELPQISVAGLQLKKVYDHSPHEIFVQLDELTGLGEEREWKETARWIKYEEDVEEGSDRWGKPHVASLSFHSLLNLRRCLETGVVLLDLNEKDLPAVAYRVVEQMVVEDLINAEDKPALMRSLLLRHRHVNEHQSGFPFTKRKYSSYTSLQLLWMGGEIQQHLHQQQQLALQQHLSNVENAKKRRSVCETLSAPPTSISPYSEPSNGTNRRHSTMSYLGNLSGEDKRPRIMPATEIGGSKRSNELKIDMRDDLYSSSQENLQKLQNDSILKRIPVGAEATTVLVGAVDFLQQPTIAFVRLAEGVLMPTLTEVAVPVRFMFILMGPPTLDLDYHEVGRSIATLMANEPFHAIAYKADDRKDLLSAINEFLDDSIVLPPGNWERQDLLPFEELKAKKDWIRSRKRKALEVKNEMKEKIKEEAKVIVEKKPELESGDGKKKINPLEKTHKWWGGLRNDLKRRLPMYKSDITDGLNSQTLAATIFMYFACLSTAITFGGLASEKTGNLIGISETLLSTALCGIIFHTISGQPLGIIGTTGPLLLFDEALINFCRENNLPFLTIRAYIGVWLAVIATTLSAFECSVYVRLFTRFTQEIFSALITLIYIYETLMKLVSVYKKNPLLADYNFPPATLAPQLQSFDNTTMDSLGNVTADVSVSNTTSSIGLVSNIVSHTNMPNTALFCTILTLGTFTIAYYLKLFRNSHFLGRNARRALGDFGVPIAIAIFVLIDYLIPQVYTDKLSVPEGISPSDPEVRGWLVPLGGMPVWAPFACGIPAILVYILIFMESHISELIVDKPERGLKKGSGLHLDIVILGFLNTCCGLFGTPWHCAATVRSVTHVSALTVMSRTHAPGETPRIIDVKEQRVSGFFVALLIGLSVTMAPLLRLVPMAVLFGVFLYMGIASMSGVQFFDRMGLYFMPVKHYPPTPFVKRVPTWKMHMFTTIQLLCLTLLWAVKSSKISLAFPFFLILMVPIRQRLAMLYTPEQLQALDGSEAKDEDEPDFYEEATIPA
- the LOC126763366 gene encoding anion exchange protein 3 isoform X6, translating into MSFSGPSGPRDNVRKLSFLGFNTKKSTGNEDPNEVYLDSEMEKVFAGPSAHKEKFDVTTFQDANQPIGSYKQSNVHRKSELNIEEDSEYESTTDPVNTQNYDDLPEDYPLVSERAGHGDHSDNSAEEKQVHFGKKKAVVTPPTLVYDEQPADNIHERKRRRSRHQYYRQRKFSHQDSVETKKVVEENGEAGVRKVSVQPEDTTLEEADLNELRSHRSDDPRALRRHKIHHSSIKLRELPQISVAGLQLKKVYDHSPHEIFVQLDELTGLGEEREWKETARWIKYEEDVEEGSDRWGKPHVASLSFHSLLNLRRCLETGVVLLDLNEKDLPAVAYRVVEQMVVEDLINAEDKPALMRSLLLRHRHVNEHQSGFPFTKRKYSSYTSLQNLSGEDKRPRIMPATEIGGSKRSNELKIDMRDDLYSSSQENLQKLQNDSILKRIPVGAEATTVLVGAVDFLQQPTIAFVRLAEGVLMPTLTEVAVPVRFMFILMGPPTLDLDYHEVGRSIATLMANEPFHAIAYKADDRKDLLSAINEFLDDSIVLPPGNWERQDLLPFEELKAKKDWIRSRKRKALEVKNEMKEKIKEEAKVIVEKKPELESGDGKKKINPLEKTHKWWGGLRNDLKRRLPMYKSDITDGLNSQTLAATIFMYFACLSTAITFGGLASEKTGNLIGISETLLSTALCGIIFHTISGQPLGIIGTTGPLLLFDEALINFCRENNLPFLTIRAYIGVWLAVIATTLSAFECSVYVRLFTRFTQEIFSALITLIYIYETLMKLVSVYKKNPLLADYNFPPATLAPQLQSFDNTTMDSLGNVTADVSVSNTTSSIGLVSNIVSHTNMPNTALFCTILTLGTFTIAYYLKLFRNSHFLGRNARRALGDFGVPIAIAIFVLIDYLIPQVYTDKLSVPEGISPSDPEVRGWLVPLGGMPVWAPFACGIPAILVYILIFMESHISELIVDKPERGLKKGSGLHLDIVILGFLNTCCGLFGTPWHCAATVRSVTHVSALTVMSRTHAPGETPRIIDVKEQRVSGFFVALLIGLSVTMAPLLRLVPMAVLFGVFLYMGIASMSGVQFFDRMGLYFMPVKHYPPTPFVKRVPTWKMHMFTTIQLLCLTLLWAVKSSKISLAFPFFLILMVPIRQRLAMLYTPEQLQALDGSEAKDEDEPDFYEEATIPA